ATCAAAGGGATCATTCCGGCAACCAAAGCGATGGTCGTCATCAAGATCGGCCGCAGTCTGTCGCGGTTCGACTGAATGATCGCGTCATAGCGGCCAAGCCCCTGCGAACGGAGAGTGTTCGTATGGTCGATCTGAAGGATCGCGTTTTTCTTGACAACCCCGAAAAGGAGCAAAAGCCCCAGCCCAGAAAAGATGTTTACGGTCTGTCCGGCGATCAGCAGGCTGACAATGCCGAACGGGATCGACAATGGAAGCGTAAGCAGGATCGTCACCGGATGGATGAACGATTCGAACTGGGCGGCGAGTACGATGTACATGAAAATGAACGAAAGTACGATCGCAAGAGCAAAATAGTAGAGCGATTTACCGAGCTCTTTAGATTGGCCGACGTAACCCGTCGTGTATCCGGCCGGAAGATTCAGTTCCTTAACGAACTTATCGATCTCGGCGGTTATGCTCGTTGCCGATCCGCCGGGCCGCGTGTTTGCCAGCAGTGTTACCTGCCGCTGGCGGTTCGTCCTTTCGATCGAGCTCGGGCTTGTGCCCTCGATACCCTTGACGAGGCGGTCGAGCGAGACCCATCCAAGTTTCGTCGAGGGCACGATCATTCGCTTCAGCCCCTCGATGTCCGAACGATAGTTGCCCGTCGCCCTGACGACGACGTCAAACTGATCGGCACCTTCGTTGAACGTGGTGGCTTCCTGGCCGGCAACGAGCGTGTTGAGAGCCTGCGAGATGTCGCCGACCTTAACGCCCAGGTCAGACGCCTTTTCACGGTCGATCTCGAGCTGAAGTTCGGGCTTGCCGCTGATCAGGGTCGAATCGACGTCAACCGCATCGGGCACCGTTTTCATCCGCTCGATGATCTTCGAAGAGTACTCCTCGAGCTTCTTGAGGTCAGGCCCCGCGATGAGAAATTGAACGTTGGCGTTCCTGAAACCGCCGCCCGAAAATGCGGCGACCTGCTGAACTGCGGTACGAAGTTCGGCCGGAAATTGCTTGAGCAATTCACGCGTCTCGCTCATCAGTTCTTCCTGCGACCGTTCTCGATCCTTAATGTCTGTGAGCTTTACGTAGATGCTTCCGCTATTAACGACGAGATCTTGTCCGCCGCCGGCCGTAACAAGCGTATCTGTGACGCCGGGCTGCTTTCTGATCTCGCTTGCTATCCGCTCGAGCGTCAGCGAGGTCGCGCCAAGGCTGTAGCCCTCGGGTGCCCTCACCGAGACCTCGAACTGCGACTGATCGTCGACCGGCAGAAAGTTCTTACCGACGTATGTGAAAAGCGGAATGATCGACAGAAATACCAAAATGCACAACGTGACGATCAGCCACCTGCGAGCCATTGAGAATCTGAGCAACGCGGTATAACCATCGAGGACATGTCTGAACCAGCCCGTTTCTTTTGAGTCGTGGTGCGCGTGATGAGCCGGCGTTTCCGAATGCTCCGCAACCACAGTGTCGGATTCGATGACCTCGGCGACGTCGCCTGCCGGCTCGTCTTTCGGTCTTTTGATCAATCGGGCCGCAAGCATCGGCGTCAGTGTGAACGACACGATCAGCGAAACACCGACGGCGAATGATGCCGTCAGACCGAAGCTTGACATGAATCGCCCGACGATACCCTGCATGAACCCGATCGGGACAAACACCGCCATCAGCGACAGCGTTGTCGCAAGAACGGCGAGCCCGATCTCTCGCGTTCCTTCGATCGCCGCCTGAAATGGGTTCATTCCCTTTTCTTCGACGAAACGGTAAATGTTCTCGAGCACAACTATAGCGTCGTCGATCACGATGCCGACCATCAGCGTGAGGGCGAGCATCGTTATCGAGTTGAGCGTATAGCCCATTGCGAACATCAATGCGAAGGTCGAGATGATCGAGGTCGGGATCGCGAGTGCGGCGATAAACGTCGATCGAAAACTCCAGAGAAAGAAAAATACGACGATCGAAGCAAAGATAGAACCAAGGACCAAATGTTCTTCGAGCGCGGCGACCGAGTTCTCGATGAATATCGAGTTGTCGCCGATGATCCGCATCTCATAACCGGGCGGCAGGGTCGGTTCGATCTCTTTCAATCGCTCCTTTATCTCGCGTGCAACGGCGACCGTGTTCTGCCCTGATTGTTTTGCGACTATCAGCGTTACGGCAGGCTTTCCGTTGAGCCGAGCTTCGGATCGGATCTCTTCCGCCCCATCTTCGACATAGCCGATGTCCCTGACCTTTACCTGGTATTCGCCACGTGCCGCAACCACGACATTCGCAAATTCTTCGGGCTTTCTGATCTTACCCATCGTCCTTACGGCCGTCTCTTTTTGTCCTTCGTCGAGACGCCCGCTCGGAAACTCGAGATTTTGAATTCGCAAGCCGTTCGATACCTCTGCCGGGGTGATGTTGTAAGAACGCAGCTTGTCGGGATCGACCCAGACGTTTATTTGCCGCTCTTGTCCGCCTATCAGCGTGATCTGGCCGACCCCGCTTACTGATTCGATGCGCTCCTTGATCTTGTCTTTTGCGACCTGCGTTACGTCGCGAAGCGATGTCGGCGCCGACACCGTTATGCGAAGGACCGGTGCCGCATCAGTGTCAAGCTTTATGACGGTAGGCTGTTCGGCCGTAACCGGCAGCCGCGGGATGACGCTCTGCACCTTCTGCTGGACCTCGTTGAACGCGACCTCGACGTCCTTCTCAAGCAAAAACTGTACGAAAACACGCGAGACACCCTCGATCGACGATGACCGAAGTTCATCGATCCCGCTTATCGTATTTACGGCTTCCTCGATCTTGTCGGTGATCTCGGTCTCGATCTCCTCGGGTGATGCTCCCGGGTTTACGACCGTGACCGTCAGCGTCGGAAAATCGATCTTCGGAAAGAGATCGACACCGAGACTAAGAAAAGAGAACGCACCGACGACCACGAGCGAGAGGATCAACATCGTGGCAAAGACGGGCCTTTTAACACATACTTCTGCTAACCACTGCATAAATCAAAACTCTCCAGATCAACTAAGCCTCAGCTGCCGTTTTCAGCGCCTTATTCATTTCGATGAATCCTTTTCGGGTATCTTCTTCGAGCATTCGCCACAAGATCGGCACCAGTATTCCCGTAAACTCCTCGCGATGAATGAATCGCGTCGTGTCATTATCGATCGGCTCTAGCCGGAATTCGTGTTTTCCGTCGAACAGACCGCCGATAAGCAGCTTCCCTTTCCACACAAACGCCTCATGCTTCTCAAACCGTACGATCTCGGGCTTAAGGGTAATGCCCTTTCCATCGCCCGGTTTGATATGAACCGTGAGTCTGCCGCCAACCACCTTTTCACCCTCGATCTTCCGAACGAACGGATTCCATTCCGGATATCGGTCAAAGTCGGCCAGGATCTCCCAGACGCGCTCGCGTCCGGCGGCGATCTCGATCTCGGTCGAAAGCACCTTCATACGATCACTGCCTTACCAGGACGCCGTCCGTGAGCAAGTTAAGGTTGCTCGTTGCGACGGTGTCGCCTTCGACCACCCCGTTCTTTACCTGGATCATATTGTTCTCGAGCAGCCCAAGCTGAACGATCTGCTCGCGTGCCGTTCCATCCTTGATCAGATAGACCCGATTGACGTCGCCGTCCGTCCGCACCGCGGTCACCGGTATCATTACCGCCGGTTCAGGTTTCGATTGTGTGATCCGAACGGTCGCGAATTGTCCCGGTTTCAACAAGCCGTCGACATTCTGTACTTCCGCTTCGACGAGCATCGTCCTTGCCTGCTGATTGACCGATGGAGCGATCCGGACAATGCGCCCGGCAAAGCTGCGTTCCGGGTAGGCGCTCGTTTGCAGCGATATTCCCTGTCCGGTCGCGACCTTGCCGACGGTCTGTTCCGGAATGTCGATCTTCACCCTGAGCGTCGAAGTTCTAACGATCGTCGCGATCTTCGAATTCGGAACGTTCGGCGAAATGTATTCGCCGAGGTCGGCATTGCGCTCAGAAACGAAGCCGCTGATCGGAGCATAGACGATCGTATCGGTCACTGATTTTTGCGCCTGTGCGATCGCGGCCTCGCTTGTTCGGATGGTCGCCCGAACGCTGTTCGCCGCCGCCCTTGCCGAATCGACCGCCGCCTGAGCCGTGTTGATCGCACGTATGGCTACCGCCGCATTCGACCGAGCCTCGTCCAACTGGCCAAGCAAAGCGTCGCGCTGCGATTTGCGCTGATCGTAAGCCGAACGCGAAACGTCGCCTGTTTCGAGGAGCTTTTCGGTCCGCCGCAGTTCCTTTTCAGCGAGTTCGAGCTGTGCGGTCACCGATTTGACCTGCGAAAAGTCTTTGATCTGGAATGTCTCGCCATCCCTTACGCCGAGCCGTGCCTGCGTTTGCCGCAAGCTGGCAAGGGCCTGATCGACGTTGGCATCGGCCTGCAGAACCGCCTGTCGCTGCTGCTCAAGTTGCGCCCGAGCCTGCTCGAGCCGAATATTTGCATCTCGCGAATCGAGCCGCACGAGAACATCGCCCTGATTCACATAGCTGCCGATATCAAAATTCACCTCGACGATCTTGCCGCCGACGGCGGGCGCCACATCTGTCTGGGCATCGCTTGCGAGGTTGCCGGTCGCCTCGATGTACGACGGTATCGCCTGTATCGACGCCTGCGCCGTCGTTATGTCGATGGTCGTCGGCACATTGTTTGCGGAGTTGTTCGTGGCCGAATTGGCCTGCGAACCACATCCGGCGGCGATCATCGACAAGGTCGATATAAATGCGATCACCGCGAAAAGTAAGATTCGATTTCTCATGGTCTTCGTCTGCTCAACGAGCAAAAATATTATTCCCTCTAAACTATTTGAGTACGCCGCGGAGCAGTATCTCAGCAAAATTCTTCGCGGCCTCTTCGTTCGAAATATCAAGGATCCTCTTTTTCTTGTCCCAGAGAATGTTGTTAAGCGAGTGATGGATCAGCATTCCAAGAAATGAGCGGACAATGATCCGCGGGTGCATTTCGCGCATTGCTCCGTCAGCCTGCCGGCGCTCGATATAGCCGCCGATGAAATCGTAGACCTTCGAGACGAACTCATTGAAGAACCGGTCTGCAAGATCGTGCTCCTCAAGCGCCGAATAGAACAAGAGACGCATGAAACCGACGTCGGCTTCGTGTTTGTTCAGAGCCTGGAGGGCAAAGTTATAAAAGACAGCGTGATCGTCCTTTTCCTCGATCGCCCTGAGAAGCTCTGCGTTGCCCTCCCAAGGGTATTGGTGAAGCCCGTCCTCGCACGACTTGCTGTGCAGGATCGCACCGTAAAGCTCATCCTTGGTCGAAAAATGTCGAAAGACCATCGCTTCAGATACGCCCGCCGCGTTCGCGATCTGCTTTGTCGTCGTGCCGCTAAAGCCGTGACGAGAGAAAAGCTCGACAGCTGTCGTCAGTATCTGTTCACGCCGCTCATCGCCAGACATTCGGCCTCCGCGGTCACAATTGAATAGGTCTTTGATCAATTTTGCTCCTTAAATCAATGTTAAGTAAGTGCTTACTTACTCGGAATCGGTAGATTCTCATTTCCGGGATCGTAATGTCAAGCAAAAATTCGGTCCCGGACCAAAAGACGCATTTTCCGGGCATTACCGGCAATGTCTTCGCTCCGGAGAGATCCATGGTTTCGTATTGATCCGAACTTTTCGTGAGAAAATTCGTTACAACTGTCTGATGTTGTGAATCATCCGAAATGGCGTAAAATGCGGTGCCGATCTGGCCATACAGCGCACATAGGATCGAAACAGCAGCAAAAAGGAGTAGGAAAAAATGTCAGAATTCGAAGAGGAAGTAAAAAAGGCGGAGAAAGAGCTCGAACAGAGCCTTGTTCCGGTTGGTGGGGAATTTTCAAACCGCGTCAATGATGACGAGTATTTAGGAGATCTAAGAATGCAGGCACAGGAATACGGTCAGAAGTTTCAGGATGCGGCAAGCAAGGCCGCCGATTTCGCAAATGAGAAATTCGCGCAGGCAAGCGACAAGTTCAAGGAATTGCAGAACAAGGATCCGAAAGAGTTGATCGAAGATGCAAAAGAATTTGCCCGTCAAAAGCCCGGTCAGACGATCCTGATATCGGCAGCCATCGGCCTCGTATTGGGATTTTTGCTTAGACGAAAGTAACGGTCGTTCTGTTAGGACGCGCGACAAAGGCGGCCATTTCGATGGCCGCCTTTGTGTTTGTGTTGGTCCCAGATCTATTCTTGGGCGTGAATCAAACGCCGTGTCTTATCGCCGAATAGTACGTCGATCTTCTGAGCTTCGATCACAGCGGTGACTTCGCCATGTCCAAAGACCGAATGTGTCATGGCCTGGCCTTTTTTATACTTTCGGGTGCGGTCATACGGCGAGGCTGCCTTTGCCTTACCGACAGCGACCGAGGTTTTCACACCTCGATTGAAGGTGCTGGCGGCCTCACACGTGTCACAAGTCGCTTTTGAGATCTTCCCAAGTTTTGTAACTGTCTCGATCGTGTGCGGCTGTTCAACATCGCAACCCGAACACATCATGGTGATCGAATCACCTACTGCATACTTTTCAGCTTTCATATTCCTTTCTCCGTTTTACCGGCGTCTGCGGCCGCCGAACGAGCGAAACGTCCGTTTCGGGACGAATTTAGCTGCCGGCTTGACCGGTGCGCTAATGACACCGCCAAAATCCGGCAACAGGACGCGCTCGACGCTTTGCCCGGTCAACCGTTCAATATCGCGCATCGAATGTTCCTCTGCGGTGGTAAATAGAGTTATCGCTCGCCCTATATTGCCCGCCCGCCCGGTCCTTCCGATACGATGAACGTAATCTTCCGGGGCCACCGGTATATCATAGTTTATCACATGTGAGACCGAATCTATATCGATCCCGCGTGCCGCAACGTCGGTCGCAACGAGGATCCGTGTCCGCCCGTTCTTGAACTCGCGAAGGGCCGATTCGCGTTGCGATTGCGAACGGTCGCCATGGATGCGGTTCGATCGGTGAGATCGCTTTTCAAGAACATGTGCGATACGGTCGGCACCGCGTTTTGTCCTGGTAAAGACCAGAACACGTTCAAAATTCTCTCTTTCGAGAAGGTCCAGCAGCAGCGGCATCTTCATCTGCTGTGCAACGGGATAAGCCGTTTGTTCGATAGTAACTGCCGCCTTGCCGCGGGCACTTACCTCGACGTATGTCGGGTCGGTGACTATCTGACGGGCGATGCGTTCGATATCCGGGGCCATCGTGGCCGAAAAGAACAGGGTCTGACGATCGGCCGGAACAGCCTTCACGATCCGTTTGATCGCTGGCAGGAAGCCCATATCGAGCATTCGGTCAGCCTCATCGAGCACGAGCGTGGTCAGTTTGCTGAAATTGACCATGCCTTGCTCCATAAAGTCGATCAGCCTGCCGGGTGTTGCGATCAGAATGTTTACGCCGCCCTCGAGCGCCTTGATCTGTTTGCCGTAGCTCGAACCGCCGATCACGGCAGCACAGGTGATGCTTTTCGGGGCGAATTTACGGCATTCCGCATCGATCTGGTTTGCCAGTTCGCGGGTAGGCGCCAGTATCAGGACCGACGTTCCACGCTGTTTGCTTTCATTGAGCCGCTGTAGGATCGGCAGCAGGAATGCGGCCGTTTTGCCGGTCCCGGTCTCAGCGGTCCCGATGACGTCGCCGCGATCCAATATGACCGGAATAGCCTGTTTTTGGATGGGTGTAGGCTCGGTGTAACCCATTTGCTCGCACTTTGCCGTTAAAAACGGCTGCAAGCCAAGTTCACTAAAATTCATTTGTATTTAACTATATTAGTTCCACCGAAGAACTCGATCTGGTGGCGGATGCCCGGCTTTTTCGCAAGGCAGATCACGCGACCATCATAAGCACAGTTGGCGCAGACCTATGTCGGCGCTCTGCATATGCAGTTCATCAGTGATTATTTAAGAAGTTCTCTTACGGTGGGTTAAAACTTTCGGTGTAACGGTTGCAGCGAAGGACCAACGTTCGAAGGCACAAGACAATGTCAAATGCCCCTTCTGACAGGTATTAACGGACCATCTCTCGTTCCTATCCTAACGCCGTTCACGATGAAGGCATATTACCGTCGACAAAAGAGTGATGGAATTATCAAATTGTGAGATTACAACAATTTACGGAAAGTTGCAAGCTATTTCGATGCCAACCATTCCGCCGCCACGTCTTTCGTTAGGCGATTGTTGCTATCGACCTCGTAGTTCATCTTCCGCATCGCTTCAGTCGAGATCGCATCGGCAAGCCGGTCGAATGTCGGCTTAAGCATCGTGGTAAGATCGCTGCGGGCAATGAAAACGGCCTGGTACGGCGGAAAAAAGCGTTTGTCGTCTTCGAGTTGGAAAAGGTCAAGAGCCGAAATAAGGCCGTCTGTGGAATTACCGGCGATGATGTCGAGTTCGCCCGATCGCAAGGCCCGATACGTCAGCGAAAGATCCATTTCCCGCGGCTGCCTTGCAAAATCAAACCCGTATGCTTTCGCAAAACCGCGATAGCCGTCTGCCCGCGACATGAAATCTTGTCCGAACCCGGCTTGCCATTCCCGCGATATCTTTACAGCATCGGTGATCGTCCGGAGGCCTTGTGAACGAGCCAATTCACCGCGAACAAGTATCGCGAAGTCGTTCGAGAAACCGAGCGGCGGGCTAAGCGTCAAACCGAAATTTGTTTCATATGCGGCCTTCGTCTGGTCATAGACGGCCTGCGGATCGGTTATCGGTGTTTTCTTGAGGATCGCGGTAAAGGCCGTTCCGGTATATTCAGGATAAACATCTATCTGCTTTGCGATCAGGCCTTCGTGTGCGAGATTGCCGCCGAGTTCGAACTGCCTGACAACTTCGAAGCCTTCCTTTTCGAGCATCTGAGCGAGAATTTCGGCAAGAACGACCGATTCGGTAAAGTCCTTTGAACCGATCACTATCCGTCCTCGCCCGGTCGGGAGTTCGACGCCTGTCGAGTTCGCGTTTTCAGATCGGTTCCATCGATCCGATAGATAACCAAACCCTGTTGCCGCGACCAGAAAACCCGCGATCCCATAGCCGATGAACCGCCGCCGCATACGGTTCGGTCTGTCGGTCATAGCGTATGACCGCTCGATCTGCCCGAGGCCAAGGTCGAAAAGCAGCGCGAGCAAAGCCGAAGCCAATGCACCCGCGATCAGCAAGTTATTGTCGTTTTGCCTTAATCCGCGGAAAATATAAGTCCCTAGCCCGCCTGCGCCGACCGCCGCCGCAACTGTAGCAACGCCGACAGAAATAACGACGGCTACCCGAATTCCCGTAAATATCACGGGCATCGCGAGCGGCAGTTCGACCAGGGTCAGCCGCTGCCGATCGGTCATACCGATCGCTTTTGCCGCTTCGGTCACCTTTGGGTCGATCCCTGAAATGCCTGTAACGGTGTTCTTGATCACGGGCAACAGCGCGTAAAGTGCCAATGCAATGATCGCAGTTCGGGCCCCGATGCCGCCGATGAAGGGCAGCGGGATCAGCAGACCGAACAAGGCCAGGCTCGGAACCGTCTGCATTACGTTCGCAATGCCCAAGACAGGCGCTTGCAGCTTTTTGATGCGGGTAAGGGCGATGCCCAACGGCAGCCCGACGGCTACGGCTATTGCGGTCGAAAGGAGAACGATGAACACATGCTCGCGCGTCAACACCAGCAATTCGTGAAGATTATCGCGGATGAATTGTATTAGATCGGCCATTCTCGATCGACCATGACTAACGAGCCGTTAAGATACCTTCGGGTAGGTCGGCAAGAACTTCGGAGCGACCCGGCCTTTCGTTCTCTGCTCGAACGCGTATGCGTATTTGATAAGCGAAGGTTCAGTGAACGCTTTGCCAAAAAATGCCATTCCCGAAGCCGTGTTCTCGCGTAATCCGGTCGGGACGGTTATGAAGGGGTAACCGGCGACCGCGGCGATCGACCATACCGCTCCGCTCGTTGGCGCAACGATCGCATCTAATTTGTCCTTTACGACAACGGCATCGATGCCGTCCTCGCGGGTTGCCTTTCTTATTCTTGCCAGCGAATCAAGATATGCTTTTTCCGTCAGCTCGCCCTTTTCCTGTGCTTGAATGAACAGCTCCTGCCCAAAAAGCGTCAGCTCTTTTTCTTTGTTATCTTCATTGAACTTGATCAGATCTGCCAGCGACCTATATTTCGCCCCGCGTCCGGCAAGATATTTGTTCAGGTCGGCCTTGAATTCGTAAAGTAAGACATTGAGACGATCGGCCGAAAGATCTGCGTAATTCGGTTCGAAACGCACATCGATCAGGGTCGCGCCAGCCGATCGCAACGCTTCGATGAACGGTTCGAAATAGGCTTTTATTTCGGGTCGCGTCGTGAACTGCATGGCGAGCCCGAGCCTTGCTCCTTTCAGGCCGTTGACGTCAAGGACCCTGGTGTAGTCTTTCGGCGTCATCTTAACTGCAGCAGCGGTTATCGCGTCCGTCCGGTCGCGTCCGACCATTGCTCCGAGCATTATGGCTGCGTCGGCGACGGTTCGCGTCATCGGCCCGGCCGTATCCTGCGTATGTGCGATCGGGATAATGCCGCTTCGCGAGATCAGCCCGAGCGTCGGCTTCAGACCAACGACGCCATTCGTGACCGCCGGGCAGATTATCGACCCGTTGGTCTCGGTCCCGACTGCGGCCGCACAAAGATTTGCTGACGGGGCGACACCAGAACCAGAACTCGACCCGCAGGGATTCTGATCTAAGAAATACGGATTATTCGTCTGCCCGCCCCGTCCTGACCAGCCGCTGATCGAGCGATTGCCGCGAAAATTTGCCCATTCGCTGAGGTTCGTCTTTCCTATGATCACGGCGCCTGCATCGCGGAGCCGCTTAACGACAAAGGCGTCGCGTTTCGGAACGGGTGCGCCGACGAGCGCGAGCGAACCCGCGGTCGTCATCATCTTATCGGCCGTATCGATGTTGTCCTTTATCACGATCGGGATGCCGTGGAGCGGCGAACGCACTTTGCCGCGCTTCCGTTCGCTGTCCATCCGATCGGCGATCGACAGTGCGTCCGGGTTGATCTCGATGACCGAGCGGGTCTTTGTATCGATCTGCTTGATCCGCTCGAGATACATCTCGGTTAGCAGACGTGCCGAAAGATCGCCTGACCCAAGCTTTGCCTGCAGGCCGATGATGGTGGCTTCAACAAGCTCCGGGAACGGATCGCTGTTCATTGCTCCGGCGATCGATCTGCGTTCGGTGCCGAGTAAAGCGATCGCGGCGAGTCCGGCCGTTCCGTGTTTGAGAAATTCCCGTCTGTCAGTATTTTTTGTTTGCATGATCTTGATCGTTGCGTTCTGCCGCGCGTTTCGCGGCTCAAATAGTTTCAAGATACGCTCTCACAAGCGGTATCTCTGATGCCTCGAAGTCTGCCGGTTCGGCGTTCAGTACGATCTGTCCCTTTTCCATCAACACGATCCGCGTGCCGAGCAGCATCGCTTCGTGCAGATCGTGGGTCACAAAAACAGCGGTCTTTCCCATCCGAAGGACGATCGATGCGAATTCTTTCTGAAGTTTCGTTCGGGTCAACGGATCAAGGGCGCCGAATGGTTCATCAAGCAGGAGCAGTCCGGGGTCGGCAGCCAAAGCTCGGGCGACACCGATCCGCTGTCGTTGTCCGCCAGAGAGTTCGTGTGGGAACCGGTCTGCAAACCGCTCGGTAGCGAGGCCGACCAGCTCGAACAATTCATCGACACGAGCCTTCTTCTTTTCTTCGCTCCAGTGTTCGAGTCTTAAGATGATGCCGACATTCTCGGCCGCGGTCATATGCGGGAAGAGACCGCCGTCCTGAAGAACGTATCCCGTTTTTCGCCTCAACTCGATAGGGTCCCAATCGGTCGTCGGCCTGCCTTCGACCAATACATTTCCGGACGTCGGTTCGATAAGACGATTGATCAACCGCAGCGTGGTGGTCTTGCCGCAGCCCGATTCGCCCAGGAGCACGACGACCTCACCGCTTTCGATCTTGAGATCGATCTCGTTCAGGATGCGTACGCCGTCGATCTCGAACGAAACTCCCCGAAATTCAACTATTGGTCGTCTTTGATCAGGCATCGCATCGAGGGTCTATACGAGAGTATTCGTCATTCAAAGCACATTCATTCCCACTCGATCGTGCTCGGTGGTTTCGATGATATGTCATAGACCACGCGGTTCACCCCGCGGACCTCCGACGTAATTCTCGACGAGGCCTTGGCCAAAAAGTCGTGAGGGAGCCGGGCCCAGTCGGCGGTCATTCCGTCGGTCGAGGTTACGGCTCGAAGGGCGACGGTCTTTTCGTAGGTGCGAAAATCGCCCATCACTCCAACGGATTGTATCGGCAGCAGCACAGCGAATGCCTGCCAGACGTCTTTGTAGATGCCAAAATTGTGCAGCTCTTCGATAAAGATCTTATCGGCCTTCTGCAGCAGCTCGACCTTTTCGGGCGTGATATCGCCGAGGATGCGGACGCCGAGACCCGGGCCGGGAAACGGATGGCGTTCGAGTATCGTCTCCGGAATGCCGAGATCACGGCCGATCAGACGAACCTCGTCCTTGAACAATTCCCGCAGCGGTTCGATGAGTTTGAGGTTCATTTTCTCCGGCAAACCGCCGACGTTGTGGTGCGATTTTATCGTTACCGACGCACCGCGAAGCGAGACCGATTCGATAA
The DNA window shown above is from Chloracidobacterium sp. and carries:
- a CDS encoding amidase, which codes for MQTKNTDRREFLKHGTAGLAAIALLGTERRSIAGAMNSDPFPELVEATIIGLQAKLGSGDLSARLLTEMYLERIKQIDTKTRSVIEINPDALSIADRMDSERKRGKVRSPLHGIPIVIKDNIDTADKMMTTAGSLALVGAPVPKRDAFVVKRLRDAGAVIIGKTNLSEWANFRGNRSISGWSGRGGQTNNPYFLDQNPCGSSSGSGVAPSANLCAAAVGTETNGSIICPAVTNGVVGLKPTLGLISRSGIIPIAHTQDTAGPMTRTVADAAIMLGAMVGRDRTDAITAAAVKMTPKDYTRVLDVNGLKGARLGLAMQFTTRPEIKAYFEPFIEALRSAGATLIDVRFEPNYADLSADRLNVLLYEFKADLNKYLAGRGAKYRSLADLIKFNEDNKEKELTLFGQELFIQAQEKGELTEKAYLDSLARIRKATREDGIDAVVVKDKLDAIVAPTSGAVWSIAAVAGYPFITVPTGLRENTASGMAFFGKAFTEPSLIKYAYAFEQRTKGRVAPKFLPTYPKVS
- a CDS encoding ATP-binding cassette domain-containing protein; translation: MPDQRRPIVEFRGVSFEIDGVRILNEIDLKIESGEVVVLLGESGCGKTTTLRLINRLIEPTSGNVLVEGRPTTDWDPIELRRKTGYVLQDGGLFPHMTAAENVGIILRLEHWSEEKKKARVDELFELVGLATERFADRFPHELSGGQRQRIGVARALAADPGLLLLDEPFGALDPLTRTKLQKEFASIVLRMGKTAVFVTHDLHEAMLLGTRIVLMEKGQIVLNAEPADFEASEIPLVRAYLETI